The Ignavibacteriales bacterium sequence TGGAATCAAGAGATGGGCAAAGAGACCGTCTCGGCAAAATATTTCGGCGCAGCGCATACGGGCGGAGATTCCGTAATTCATTTTCAGAACGCAAATGTTGCGCATGTTGGCGATCTTGTATTCAATAGAATTTTTCCGGTAATCGATTCGAACGGCGGCGGTTCCGTTGCCAACTGGTCTACGGTACTTGAGCGGGTAATCGATTATTACACAAAAGGAACAGTTTTCATATTCGGTCACGGTGCGTCGGATGATCTGGTCACCGGTACGATCGACGATGTGATAGCAATGAAAGATTATATGTCTGCGCTTGTTGATTTTGTTTCGAGAGAAATAAAGAACGGAAAGACAAAAGAGCAGATCGCATCGGCAAGTGAAATTCCCGGTTTCGGAGGACTTAAAGAGCGATGGGCAGGCGCGCGCAAAATGAATCTTGAAAAAACATTTGATGAGTTGAATTCAAAACAAAACAATTGACGCTTGAAGATAACAACAGCACACAGATGAATATTGTTCAAGCGGATCCGTGTAAATCCTTTTAATCCGTGTCATCCGTGTGCTATTGGGTATTTTACCGCGACGAACGAGACTTAATTTTATCCTTTCTTTTAATTTAGCAATTGCTAATTTTTCCGCTGAACTTTTGGCTACATCCATGAAGTTGATTACCCGATTAACAATATTTTTTTTCTTCTTTTTTTTATCAGGCTGCACTCAAGACTCGGGACTCTTATATCCGGAGTTAATTGGTTTTAGACTCGGTAATGAATCTTTGGTCATTCCCCTACGGTACAAAGAGGAAATCGCTTTAAATGATTCGATCAAAATTAGATTTGACGGTGTTACGGCGGATTCCCGGTGCCCGATAGATGCTGTCTGCATCTGGGCCGGAGACGGTGAAGTTAATTTGAATGTATCTTCGAATAATTCTTCAAAAAAATATTCTCTTCATACCGGGCTTGAGCCGCGTGAAATTATAACCGGCGGTTATATGATTCAGCTTGTAAATCTAATGCCGGCGCAGCGGACAAGTCTTCGGATTAGGCAGGAAGATTATAATATAGAATTGAGGGTTACAAAAGTCGGAGGAAATTATATACGTCCGGTTCAGTTGATTGATGCGAATTATTCCGGCATGATAAGAAGAGACATGTTGAATGTATCGAATGTTACACTCGCAAATGATCTTTTGAATTTTTCTGTAGGATACAGCGGCGGATGCAGAGAGCATATTATCGAATTGTTCGCGCAGAAGGAAATTGCAAAATCAAATCCCGCACAGGTTACAATTAATTTGTCCCACTTTGCGGATGGAGATATGTGCGAAGCTTACGTCACAAAAGAAATAAAATTTGATCTATCCCCGCTTAAAACTTTTTTAAAAAATAATTATAACATAACAGACAGAATTATTTTAAATATTCTAGACACAAGCGGAAGGCCGGTTAAAAATCCCGGAATTGAGTATAAGCTTTAAGATGCCACCGCTACGACCGCACCGGCCGATGAATCCATCTGAAGAACAATAATCAAATACCATCCAAGCAGAAGAATGATTGAAAGTTCGGGAAGATCATTTTTGTGCTCGGCAATTTCAACGCGTGCCTGTGTTTTGAACCAGTCTTTTAATTTCGGCTCATCCACGCCGGAACGGAATGTAACCACCGTTTCTCCTTCTCCGTCTTTGAACTCAAATTTAGTTTCCCAAAAATTTGCCGAGTGCCAGTGATATTTTTTTCCGTTTGAAAATTCCAAAATTCCGGTTGTAGCCATAAGATTTGGTTTGAACGCAGCAATATCGATTTCTTCTCCGCTCTTTCTAACCGTTATTCTTGTACTGAAAAACCCGACCCGTTTAAAAGTCCATTTTCCTTCGAAGGTCTCGGCTTCTGCTAGCGAGCCGACCGATTTCGGGAATATTAATGTTCCAAAGAGATCATCTTTTATGCGCAGTTCAAATGATTGATGAGTGGCTTTTGGCTGTGTCCAGCTTAAATGTTCTTGTCCTGCCTCTTTCAGTGATTTCATTTATTCTCTCCAAAATCTAAATTTCTTAATCAAAGCTGAATTAATTTTCGTCGATCGAATTCTTTTTAAATATAACATTCAAATGATGCTTCATATGATCAAAATAATCCCGCACAAGATATTCCAGACTTGACGGCTCTTCTTTAGGAACTTCCATCCATGCGATCACATCATAATTGTGTAATTCATGCGGGCGGCTGAAAACATAGTTGGGAATCGCTTCTATTATCCGTATGATCT is a genomic window containing:
- a CDS encoding MBL fold metallo-hydrolase, whose product is MNLTRKEFLKASSLIAGGLMLPGTKNFGKMFQQSTGNFKNLRDNLGIYTERGGTIGWLVTDDAFVVIDTQYPDTAKNMLAGLQKKTSRKLDLVFNTHHHGDHTSGNIYLKDFAGRIIAHENSKALQEKAYGNDPAKPQAYPNFTFKKEWNQEMGKETVSAKYFGAAHTGGDSVIHFQNANVAHVGDLVFNRIFPVIDSNGGGSVANWSTVLERVIDYYTKGTVFIFGHGASDDLVTGTIDDVIAMKDYMSALVDFVSREIKNGKTKEQIASASEIPGFGGLKERWAGARKMNLEKTFDELNSKQNN